The Anoplopoma fimbria isolate UVic2021 breed Golden Eagle Sablefish chromosome 20, Afim_UVic_2022, whole genome shotgun sequence genome includes a window with the following:
- the LOC129109882 gene encoding LOW QUALITY PROTEIN: histone-lysine N-methyltransferase SETDB1-B-like (The sequence of the model RefSeq protein was modified relative to this genomic sequence to represent the inferred CDS: inserted 2 bases in 1 codon) has product MDISDGMELEGWDSNMEEELGISLDELKKWIDEAVEKSEIVQKKKAQLTELKEWVEQKEEEEAKTNILLNDANKSILECEKLVKETYNKNGLLYIESSSDDEGGGGSVLSSEVIEIDDDDDDDVIAVGCLVPPKKPVTPGKDPALNEASTVLQKTSQQVQKLVQMVTKPSPGAPLLRSPSQPPSLSGIHASVPAVFVSQVQSQSMTQPNPNATEDELRVGMMILGKKRTKTWHKGALVAISPVGNGVFKYKVKFDKGKSLLSGNHVAFEYNPTLEILYVGARVVAKYKDGNLVWLYAGIVAEMPNNKNRMRFLIFFDDGYASYVTLPDLHPVCRPLKRTWEDIEDASCRDFIEEYITAYPSRPMVLLKVGQIIKTEWEGTWWKSKVEEVDGSLVKILFLDDKRSEWIYRGSTRLEPMFNLKMTTANTQEKKLAGQQRTRPNMGALRSKGPVVQYTSDGHVGASPVKTPQGSPSQPSQSPQQQRPQPPQPQQPQQPQQPQQIQQIQQIQQIQQIQQIQQIQQPQQPQQPQQPQQPQQLQQLQQLQQLQQPQQIQQIQQTIQPPQPPRIDNKHQMAKKSTSPFVPGVGGTHASKIMMQCLSSSPSDLASARILSVQSIAPPAFTQSYQRLPTLAAAPPPMTHTMAIVPHQPSYRAPTDRIFYLVHTCQPACLNRVRPAKSDLHQGKNPLLTPLLYDFRRMTGRRKVNRKMSFHVIYKAPCGLCLRNMAEIQHYLFQTRCDFIFLEMFCLDPYVLVDRPFQPQRPFYYIHDITIGKEDIPLSCVNEIDSTPPPEVAYSKERIPEDGVYINTSPDFLVGCECTDGCRDKSKCSCHQLTLQATGCTPGAQINPNAGYLHKRLEECLPTGIYECNKRCKCCAQMCTNRLVQHGLQVRLQLFKTQNKGWGIRCLDDVAKGSFVCIYAGKILTDDFADREGLEMGDEYFANLDHIESVENFKEGYESEAHCSDSEGSGVDVSRIKIQPSALVSASPIGRLPKKGESKSKAQSPSSSGDSNDDDDKDSKSEEESDSSDNTFVKENYFSSSSVWRSYTTRGQVKGNKEGSQDSKDGLSASARGTDDDKPPSMPEETGKSKVASWLTSQGLKKESGDSKSQVKSETGKKQDVMTLSDSDDVQTISSGSDDNKEREKVTPGVTKKQVAVKSTRGIALKGGHGMMVKTGAPGGGGGSGGHGGKTGQQGQTGGGGENAPKNTRLFFDGEESCYIIDAKLEGNLGRYLNHSCSPNLFVQNVFVDXHDLRFPWVAFFASKRIRAGTELTWDYNYEVGSVEGKVLLCCCGSTECRGRLL; this is encoded by the exons ATGGACATCAGCGATGG aATGGAGTTGGAAGGCTGGGATTCAAAtatggaggaggagctgggcATTTCTCTGGATGAGCTGAAGAAGTGGATTGACGAAGCTGTGGAGAAGAGTGAGATTGTGCAGAAGAAAAAGGCTCAGCTGACAGAGCTCAAGGAATGGGTggagcagaaagaagaagaggaggcgAAGACCAACATTCTTCTCAACGATGCCAACAA GTCCATATTAGAGTGTGAGAAGCTTGTGAAGGAAACTTACAATAAGAACGGCCTCTTATACATAGAGAGCAGCTCAGATGATGAGGGGGGCGGAGGCAGCGTGCTGTCCTCTGAGGTCATCGAAATagacgatgatgatgacgatgatgtcATTGCTGTTGGCTGTC TGGTTCCTCCAAAGAAGCCCGTCACTCCTGGCAAAGATCCAGCG TTAAATGAGGCCTCCACCGTGCTGCAGAAAACATCCCAGCAGGTGCAGAAGTTGGTCCAAATGGTCACCAAGCCCTCACCAGGTGCTCCATTACTGCGATCTCCGTCACAGCCTCCATCACTGTCAG GTATTCATGCGTCAGTGCCAGCAGTATTTGTATCCCAGGTCCAGTCTCAGTCCATGACCCAGCCGAACCCAAATGCGACAGAAGATGAGCTTAGAGTCGGGATGATGATTTTGGGAAAGAAACGCACCAAGACCTGGCACAAAGGCGCCCTTGTTGCTATCAGCCCTGTTG GGAATGGTGTATTCAAGTATAAAGTGAAGTTTGATAAAGGAAAGAGTCTGCTGTCTGGAAATCATGTGGCCTTTGAGTACAACCCCACCCTGGAGATCCTGTATGTCGGTGCTCGTGTAGTCGCCAAGTACAAGGACGGCAACCTGGTGTGGCTCTATGCTGGAATAGTAGCAGAGATGCCCAACAACAAGAACCGTATGAG GTTTTTGATCTTCTTTGATGATGGCTATGCTTCATATGTGACACTACCTGACCTCCACCCAGTTTGCCGACCAT TAAAGCGTACCTGGGAGGACATAGAAGATGCATCTTGTCGAGACTTCATTGAGGAGTACATCACTGCATATCCCAGCAGGCCTATGGTGCTCCTAAAGGTTGGGCAGATCATCAAGACAGAGTGGGAGGGAACCTGGTGGAAGAGCAAAGTGGAAGAGGTGGATGGAAGCTTGGTCAAGATCCTCTTTTTG GATGACAAGAGGAGTGAGTGGATTTATAGAGGCTCCACCAGGTTGGAGCCAATGTTCAACCTGAAGATGACCACCGCCAACACCCAGGAGAAGAAGCTGGCTGGTCAACAGAGGACACGACCTAACATGG GTGCGTTGAGGAGTAAAGGTCCAGTCGTTCAATACACCAGTGACGGACATGTTGGAGCCTCTCCCGTCAAAACGCCGCAAGGCTCACCCAGCCAGCCTTCACAGTCACCACAGCAACAGCGTCCTCAGCCCCCACAACCTCAACAACCCCAACAACCCCAACAACCCCAACAAATCCAACAAATCCAACAAATCCAACAAATCCAACAAATTCAACAAATCCAACAAATCCAACAACCCCAACAGCCCCAACAACCCCAACAACCCCAACAACCCCAACAACTCCAACAACTCCAACAACTCCAACAACTCCAACAACCCCAACAAATTCAACAAATCCAACAGACGATCCAGCCTCCACAGCCTCCACGTATTGA CAATAAACATCAGATGGCAAAGAAGAGTACCTCACCATTTGTCCCAGGGGTGGGAGGCACTCACGCCTCCAAAATCATGATGCAGTGTCTTTCTTCCAGTCCCAGCGACCTCGCTAG TGCAAGAATTTTGAGTGTCCAAAGTATTGCTCCACCCGCTTTCACACAGTCGTATCAGAGACTGCCCACTCTGGCTGCTGCACCCCCTCCTATGACCCACACGATGGCCATCGTCCCACATCAGCCCTCGTACCGGGCCCCGACTGACCGCATCTTCTACCTTGTGCACACTTGTCAGCCCGCATGTCTGAATCGTGTCCGACCTGCAAAGTCCGACCTGCACCAAGGAAAGAACCCCCTCCTCACACCTTTACTGTACGATTTCAGACGCATGACGGGACGCCGAAAAGTCAACCGCAAG ATGTCCTTCCACGTGATCTACAAGGCTCCCTGTGGGCTTTGCCTGCGCAACATGGCAGAGATCCAGCACTACCTCTTCCAGACGCGCTGTGACTTTATATTCTTAGAGATGTTCTGTCTAGACCCCTATGTGCTTGTGGACCGGCCGTTCCAGCCACAGAGGCCGTTCTATTACATTCATGACATCACCATTGGAAAAGAGGACATCCCACTGTCCTGCGTCAACGAGATTGATTCCACCCCGCCTCCTGAAGTAGCTTACA GTAAAGAGCGTATTCCTGAAGATGGAGTATACATCAACACTAGTCCAGACTTCCTGGTTGGATGTGAATGCACCGACGGCTGTCGCGACAA GTCCAAATGCTCTTGCCACCAGCTGACCCTTCAGGCTACAGGTTGTACACCAGGGGCTCAGATCAACCCAAATGCTGGATATTTGCACAAACGATTAGAGGAGTGCCTCCCAACAGG GATCTACGAGTGTAACAAGCGGTGCAAATGTTGTGCTCAGATGTGCACCAACCGCTTGGTGCAACACGGCCTGCAGGTGCGCCTCCAGCTCTTCAAGACCCAGAACAAAGGCTGGGGCATCCGCTGTCTGGATGACGTGGCCAAGGGCTCTTTTGTCTGCATTTATGCTG GTAAAATCTTGACGGACGACTTTGCCGACAGGGAAGGTCTAGAGATGGGTGATGAGTATTTCGCCAATCTGGACCACATAGAAAGTGTGGAGAACTTCAAAGAGGGCTATGAGAGCGAGGCTCACTGTTCGGACAGCGAGGGGAGCGGCGTGGACGTGTCGAGGATAAAAATCCAACCATCTGCTTTAGTATCGGCAAGCCCTATTGGGAGACTGCCCAAAAAGGGTGAGTCCAAGTCAAAAG CCCAAAGCCCAAGCTCATCAGGGGACAGCAACGATGACGATGACAAGGATTCAAAGAGCGAAGAGGAAAGTGACAGTTCTGACAACACGTTTGTGAAGGAGAACTACTTCAGCTCCAGCTCTGTGTGGAGGAGTTACACCACCCGTGGTCAGGTCAAAGGTAACAAGGAAG GGAGTCAAGACAGTAAAGATGGATTGAGCGCGTCAGCCAGAGGAACTGATGACGATAAGCCACCGTCCATGCCAGAAGAGACGGGGAAAAGCAAAGTGGCTTCCTGGCTCACCAGCCAGGGGCTAAAGAAG GAATCTGGAGACAGCAAGAG TCAAGTGAAGTCAGAAACAGGGAAGAAGCAGGATGTGATGACTCTCTCTGACAGTGATGATGTTCAGACCATCAGCTCTGGATCTGACGAcaacaaggagagagagaaagtcacCCCgg GTGTGACTAAAAAGCAGGTGGCAGTGAAATCAACGCGTGGCATCGCCCTAAAAGGCGGCCACGGGATGATGGTGAAAACAGGTGCACCTGGAGGCGGGGGAGGGTCGGGAGGTCATGGAGGAAAAACGGGACAGCAAGGTCAGactggaggaggtggggagaaCGCTCCCAAAAACACCCGCCTGTTCTTTGACGGTGAAGAGTCCTGCTACATCATCGATGCCAAGTTGGAAGGAAACCTGGGGCGTTACCTCAAT CACAGCTGTAGTCCTAACCTTTTCGTCCAGAATGTGTTTGTGGA ACATGACTTGAGGTTTCCCTGGGTGGCATTCTTTGCCAGCAA GCGGATCCGGGCCGGCACAGAGCTGACCTGGGACTACAACTACGAGGTGGGCAGTGTGGAGGGGAAggtgctgctctgctgctgtggATCCACCGAGTGCAGAGGAAGACTGCTGTGA